The Diceros bicornis minor isolate mBicDic1 chromosome 30 unlocalized genomic scaffold, mDicBic1.mat.cur SUPER_30_unloc_5, whole genome shotgun sequence genome has a segment encoding these proteins:
- the LOC131402182 gene encoding centromere-associated protein E-like: MHLKEHQEIIDQLRGIVSEKTDEISNMQMDLENSNAKLQEKIQELKTNEHQLFKLKEDVSETQKKMSEIEKLKKQFKTQSLTLDKMEMENSELAQKLHENLEEMKSVMKERDSLRVVEENLKLERDQLKANLQETIVRVSYALSSYPVNMF, from the exons ATGCATCTTAAAGAGCACCAGGAAATTATTGATCAACTCAGAGGGATTGTTTCTGAGAAGACAGATGAAATATCAAATATGCAGATGGATTTAGAAAATTCAAATGCTAAATTACAAGAAAAG ATCCAAGAACTTAAGACAAATgaacatcaactttttaagttaaaagaagATGTCAGtgagacacagaaaaaaatgtctgaaatagagaaattgaagaaacaaTTCAAGACCCAAAGTTTAACTCTGgataaaatggaaatggagaactCAGAGCTGGCTCAGAAACTTCAtgaaaaccttgaagaaatgaaatctgtaatgaaagaaagagatagtCTAAGAGTAGTAGAAGAGAATCTCAAACTGGAGAGAGACCAACTCAAGGCAAACCTACAAGAAACCATAGTTAGAGTGAGTTATGCTCTTTCTTCCTATCCAGTGAACATGTTTTAA